CCGGGTGAGAGGCGTTGGGAGAGCCACTCCAGGCTAAAGTTATCGGCAACATAATACCCTCGGCAAAATGGGTGCAGGAGCCCGGCCTTTAGAAACGGTTTTAGTTTACGGCTTAGTGCAACAGATGAATTGGCTGAAAGAAGATTGGCCAGATCATAGGTTGAGAAGACGCCTCGATGTTTTGGGATCAGCGACTGAAGGAGAAGGAGTTGGTCCGGCTCTAATTTCATTATGAAGTATAATATCATAAATTAGATATTATGTGTCAATATGATAATTTTGGTATTTACCGCGAATTCGCCCTCTTGAGAGGTTTCGAGGCGAGGACTTTCTTCAGATATTGACCTGTGTAGGATTGGGGAGTTTTGGCGATCTCTTCGGGTGTGCCCCGTGCGACGATCTTTCCACCCCCATCCCCCCCTTCGGGTCCGAGGTCGATCAGATAATCGGCCGATTTGATGACGTCCAGATTATGTTCAATCACAACCACCGTGTTCCCCTGTTCGACAAATTTATTGAGGACGTCGAGCAGCTTTTGGATGTCGGCGAAGTGCAGTCCTGTGGTCGGTTCATCGAGGATATAGATTGTCTTTCCGGTGCTGCGACGAGAGAGCTCGCGCGCGAGCTTGATCCGTTGTGCTTCACCGCCGGAGAGCGTGGTGCCTGATTGGCCCAGTTCGATATACCCAAGACCGACCTCGATTAACGTATTGAGCTTGTTCTTGATCGGCGGGATATTTTCGAAAAACTGAGTCGCCTGCTCCACGGTGAGATTCAGGATGTCCGAGATCGATTTACCTTTATAGTCAATCTCCAGCGTTTCGCGATTGAAGCGCTTTCCCTTGCAGACTTCGCATTCCACATAGACATCAGGCAGGAAATGCATCTCGATCCGGATAATTCCGTCTCCTTCACACGCCTCGCAGCGCCCCCCCTTCACATTGAACGAAAACCGGCCTGCCTTGTAGCCACGCGCACGGGATTCCGGTAGATCGGCAAAGAGGTCACGAATGAAGGTGAAGATGCTGGTATATGTAGAGGGATTCGATCTTGGTGTACGACCGATCGGGGACTGATCGACATTGATCACCTTGTCGATCAACTCCAGTCCGCGAATCTCCTTCAATTTGCCAGCCGGTTCCTTTGAGCTGTAAAGTCGCTGGGCCAGATTTTTGTAGAAGGTGTCATTGATCAGCGTACTTTTTCCGGAGCCGGAAACCCCTGTCACACAGATGAAGAGGCCAAGCGGAATTTCGATGGTCAGGTCTTTCAGATTGTTTTCGGTCGCCCCGACGAGGATGAGGGATTGCCCGCGGGGTTTGCGACGGGTCTCAGGAACAGGGATCTGGAGCCTGCCGGAAAGATATTGGCCGGTCAGAGACTTTGGATTCTGGCAGATCTGTTCAGCGGTCCCGGCGGCAACAACCTCGCCACCATGGATACCGGCCCCCGGCCCCATGTCGATGACATAATCGGCATCGAGGATTGTATTTTCATCATGCTCGACAACCACCACCGTATTTCCAAGATCCCGGAGTTTTTTGAGTGTCCCGATCAGACGATCATTATCCCTCTGGTGAAGGCCGATCGAAGGTTCGTCCAATATATAAAGGACACCGACAAGGGAAGAACCGATCTGAGTAGCAAGCCGGATTCTCTGGCCTTCGCCACCGGCGAGTGTGCCGGCGGTCCGGTCGAGGGTCAGATAATCAAGCCCGACACTTGCCATGAAGGAGAGCCTTTCCCGAATCTCTTTGAGAATCTTTTCCGCGATCTCGTTCTCTTTTTTTGAGAACTTGAGATCGGTAAACCATTTGAGGCACTTCAGGACCGACATCTGGGTCACATGGTGGATTGATTTCTCTCCGACTTTGATCGCCAGGCTCTCTGCCTTGAGCCGCGCCCCCTGACAGGTGGGGCAGGGGCGGATATTCATGAAGCGTTCGATATCTTCACGGACCCAGTCCGAATCGGTTTCCTTATAACGACGCGAGAGGTTCGGGATCACCCCTTCGTAGGTGTTCGAGTAGAACTCCTTACGCTCTTCAAATTCATAAGAAAATTTTAACACGTCATCCTGGGATCCATAGAGCAGCACATTCTGGATTTTTTTCGGGAGCTCTCCGAAGGGGGTTTTCAGTTCGAAATGGTAGTGTTTTGACAGCGTCTCGAGCATGTTCCAGTAAAATTCAGACGAGCGATTTTCCCACGGGACGATCGCTCCTTCCCGGAGGGAGAGATTTTTATTCGGGACGACAAGATCGGGGTCGAAAAACATCTTGGTCCCGAGGCCATTACACTCCTTGCAGGCGCCCAGTGGGCTATTGAACGAAAACATCTGGGGTTCGATCTCCGGATAGGAGATGCCGCAATCCGCGCAGGCAAAACGCTCCGAGAAGAGGACTGTCTCTCCTCCAAGCGCTTCAATCTTAGCCAGCCCCTCGGCATGCTTCAAAGCGGTTTCTAATGAATCAGCGATGCGCTGTTCGATCTTTGGTTTGATAATGAGCCGATCAACGAAGAGATCGATATCGTGTTTCTTTTTCTTGTCGATCTTGGTCTCTTCGTCGAGTTCCTTCGTTTCTCCGTCGAGTTTGATCCGGACGAACCCCTGGGCCTTCAACCGCGCCAATTCCTGGGTGTATTCCCCTTTTCGATTTCTCACGATCGGGGCGAGGATATGGATCTTCGTCCCCTCCTTCATCCTCATAATTTGATCGACCATCTGGGAGACGGTCTGGGCGGTAATCGGTTTTCCACAATTGTAACAATGGGGATGCCCAATCCGTGCGAAGAGGAGTCTTAGATAATCGTAGATCTCTGTGATCGTCCCAACGGTCGACCGTGGGTTTTTGGAAACGGTCTTTTGCTCGATCGATATGGCGGGGGAGAGCCCCTCGATTGAATCGACCTCCGGTTTTCCCATCTGTTCGAGAAACTGCCTGGCATAGGCAGAGAGCGATTCAACGTACCGACGCTGCCCCTCGGCATAGAGGGTATCAAACGCAAGCGATGATTTGCCTGATCCGGAGAGACCGGTGATGACGACCAGTTTGTTTCGAGGGATCGTGACATCGATCCCTTTGAGATTGTGCTGCCGTGCCCCTTTTATAAAGATAACCGACGGTTCCATGAATCTCCCAGAATATCTTTACTGCTACTCCTCTTTCAAGAACAAAGACCAGTTCCAGTAATCTTGTCGCACGAAGGAGGAGGAAGGTTGTGGGGAAAATGCTAGAGATTCGGCGAAAACTGAAACCGGTAATACGGAAAGAAATCCTTCGGCATCTGACGGAGGGCAGGAAGGTACTCTTCTTTCATCTTTTTCGGGAGATTCCTTTGGGCCTCCCGGTACCATTGGTCATAGTCACGGAAGTTACCGGTCATCTGGATCTTGTTGAGTTTTTTTCCGATCTTGTCGCAGACCTCGAAGATCTTTCCATTTTCGAGATTGGCAGCGAATCGTCCTTCAGGTGTCAAAAGGATGCCACCATTTTTATAGAGTGCATAAAAGGTAAGGATCGCTGACTTTCCATGATCATCCTCCTCTCCCATCGCCACACCTCGTGTGAGGAGGGCAAGAAGGCCGATAGCGGCGTTATCCGCCTGTTCCTGCGTCATGATTTCGCGACGGACTGCCTCCGGAAGACTGGCGAGTCCCAGCATATCCGCGCGGGCCTCTTCCAGGGCGCTGGAATGTTTCCCAAGGAGTTCATGGGAGGTCATTTTTTTCTCCCCGTCTGTTTTAACGACATAGGATCGGGAGGGTCCGGCCCCATGGGCATTTTCATGACCGATCACAAAAAGGCTGATATCACCCGGATTTAAGCGCGCCACCTGCGCAGGATCCATCGTTCGCTCAGCCATCGGTCGAGCGACCGCATCGTATCGGGCCAGCATTTTGTTGGTGAGAAGGACCTTTTTCGAAAAATCGGCTCGACCATACGGTTTTACATTCGGAAGATAATAGGCCAGCGTTACAAACTTGGCCCTGCCGTCTCCTGCAGAGAGGCCTTGGATAAATTTAAATGGGGGCAAGGTCTTGAAGTCTCTTTTTTGATACTGAGGCCCGAGATCTTTTGCGATTTCGTCTTCCATCCAGTAGAGAAGCTCACGAAACTGCTGTCCCTTCTTTTCCCATTCTTCGTCAACAATTCCAATAAACGCCTCCATGATGGCATTGAGATGAAATGGGCTGTGATACTCTTCATAGTAACCGAGCGTCATGTCCCAGGGTCCATTCAACTGAATCCAGGAGATATCTCCCTCAAAAAAAGGGTAGGGGTTCGTGAGATTCTCGAGTTCTCGTGCTCGTGTCATCAGAAAATGGGAGAAAGAGGGATCGATACCGGGAACTTGCGCTGCCTTTTTAAGTCCCGCAACGAGTCGTGTCTGGGAAGGTTTGAGGGGAGGGTGGTTATTGATGCTTTCCCAGTTCCAGATACCTGTCGGTAATCGATGGCGGACAACAAAGGGGCTTTTTAGGATTTCAAGATTCGGTGCGGAGCCCTGAAGAAGCAGGTCATGGCCCCTTTTATCATGGTCTTCGGGCCAAAAGCCTTGATTGGGTGTCGGTTTCGGGCTTTCAGGATGGGCGCTACAAAGAGGATCGATTTCTGCTGTCAGACATTGAACTCC
This genomic window from Deltaproteobacteria bacterium contains:
- the uvrA gene encoding excinuclease ABC subunit UvrA; amino-acid sequence: MEPSVIFIKGARQHNLKGIDVTIPRNKLVVITGLSGSGKSSLAFDTLYAEGQRRYVESLSAYARQFLEQMGKPEVDSIEGLSPAISIEQKTVSKNPRSTVGTITEIYDYLRLLFARIGHPHCYNCGKPITAQTVSQMVDQIMRMKEGTKIHILAPIVRNRKGEYTQELARLKAQGFVRIKLDGETKELDEETKIDKKKKHDIDLFVDRLIIKPKIEQRIADSLETALKHAEGLAKIEALGGETVLFSERFACADCGISYPEIEPQMFSFNSPLGACKECNGLGTKMFFDPDLVVPNKNLSLREGAIVPWENRSSEFYWNMLETLSKHYHFELKTPFGELPKKIQNVLLYGSQDDVLKFSYEFEERKEFYSNTYEGVIPNLSRRYKETDSDWVREDIERFMNIRPCPTCQGARLKAESLAIKVGEKSIHHVTQMSVLKCLKWFTDLKFSKKENEIAEKILKEIRERLSFMASVGLDYLTLDRTAGTLAGGEGQRIRLATQIGSSLVGVLYILDEPSIGLHQRDNDRLIGTLKKLRDLGNTVVVVEHDENTILDADYVIDMGPGAGIHGGEVVAAGTAEQICQNPKSLTGQYLSGRLQIPVPETRRKPRGQSLILVGATENNLKDLTIEIPLGLFICVTGVSGSGKSTLINDTFYKNLAQRLYSSKEPAGKLKEIRGLELIDKVINVDQSPIGRTPRSNPSTYTSIFTFIRDLFADLPESRARGYKAGRFSFNVKGGRCEACEGDGIIRIEMHFLPDVYVECEVCKGKRFNRETLEIDYKGKSISDILNLTVEQATQFFENIPPIKNKLNTLIEVGLGYIELGQSGTTLSGGEAQRIKLARELSRRSTGKTIYILDEPTTGLHFADIQKLLDVLNKFVEQGNTVVVIEHNLDVIKSADYLIDLGPEGGDGGGKIVARGTPEEIAKTPQSYTGQYLKKVLASKPLKRANSR